A genomic stretch from Setaria italica strain Yugu1 chromosome VII, Setaria_italica_v2.0, whole genome shotgun sequence includes:
- the LOC101760072 gene encoding (+)-neomenthol dehydrogenase isoform X1 — protein MAAAISSPPSTRVAVVTGGNKGIGLEVCRQLASNGITVILTARDEARGAAAVEKLRDGAGLSDVIFHQLEITDAQSIARLAGFLKARFGKLDILVNNAAIGGVQSLAIQDPSGEKFSGMDARQRAEWMWQQCRETCDAAKAGIQTNYYGTKNVTEALLPQLQASSDGRIVNVSSDFGLLRHFSNEELKQELNDVEKLTKERLDEVLATFLRDFEAGEVEARGWPMYFSAYKAAKAAMNAYSRVLARRHPELRVNCAHPGYVKTDMTRHSGLLTPEEGAANVVKVALLPEGGPTGVFFALGQEAPFV, from the exons ATGGCGGCCGCTATCTCCAGTCCCCCGAGCACGAG GGTTGCTGTGGTCACCGGCGGGAACAAAGGGATCGGGCTGGAGGTGTGCCGGCAGCTGGCCAGCAATGGCATCACCGTCATCTTGACAGCCAGGGACGAGGCGAGGGGCGCAGCCGCCGTGGAGAAGCTCAGAGATGGAGCAGGGCTCTCCGATGTCATTTTCCATCAGCTGGAGATCACTGATGCCCAGAGCATCGCTCGACTGGCTGGTTTCTTGAAGGCGCGTTTTGGGAAGCTAGACATCCTG GTAAATAATGCCGCTATCGGCGGGGTTCAGTCACTTGCCATCCAAGATCCGAGCGGCGAAAAG TTCAGTGGCATGGATGCGAGGCAGAGGGCTGAATGGATGTGGCAACAGTGCCGGGAGACATGCGACGCTGCCAAGGCAGGAATTCAGACAAACTACTACGGCACAAAGAACGTAACCGAAGCACTGCTGCCTCAGCTGCAAGCCTCGTCCGACGGAAGGATCGTCAACGTCTCCTCCGACTTCGGGCTGCTAAGA CATTTCAGCAACGAGGAGCTGAAGCAGGAGCTGAACGATGTCGAGAAGCTCACCAAGGAGAGGCTGGACGAGGTGCTGGCCACGTTCCTGCGCGACTTCGaggccggcgaggtggaggcgcgCGGGTGGCCGATGTATTTCTCGGCGTACAAGGCGGCCAAGGCAGCCATGAACGCCTACTCGAGGGTCCTGGCGAGGAGGCACCCCGAGCTGCGCGTCAACTGCGCGCACCCCGGCTACGTGAAGACCGACATGACCAGGCACTCGGGCCTGCTGACGCCCGAGGAGGGCGCGGCCAACGTGGTGAAGGTGGCGCTGCTGCCGGAAGGCGGGCCGACCGGCGTGTTCTTCGCGTTGGGCCAGGAGGCGCCGTTCGTGTGA
- the LOC101760889 gene encoding LIM domain-containing protein PLIM2c isoform X2 → MSFTGTQDKCTACDKTVHFIDLLTADGVPYHKTCFKCSHCKGILSMCSYSSMDGVLYCKTHFEQLFKETGSFSKKFTPGGKSADKGELARAPSKLSSAFSGTQDKCAACQKTVYPLEKLTLEGESYHKSCFKCSHGGCILTTSSYAALNGVLYCKIHFGQLFMEKGSYNHMKKKSTSQDTMPDVAAEEQPPEPAPPQEEKGEDN, encoded by the exons ATGTCTTTCACCGGCACGCAGGACAAGTGCACGGCGTGCGACAAGACCGTCCATTTCATCGACCTCCTCACCGCCGACGGCGTCCCCTACCACAAGACATGCTTCAAGTGCAGCCACTGCAAAGGGATCCTCTCG ATGTGCAGTTACTCTTCCATGGACGGTGTGCTGTACTGCAAGACCCATTTCGAGCAGCTCTTCAAGGAGACTGGGAGCTTCTCCAAGAAGTTCACGCCAG GTGGCAAATCTGCAGACAAGGGTGAACTG GCGAGGGCCCCAAGCAAGCTATCATCTGCATTTTCTGGTACCCAGGACAAGTGCGCAGCATGCCAGAAAACAGTGTACCCGCTGGAGAAG TTAACTTTGGAGGGCGAGTCCTACCACAAGAGCTGCTTCAAGTGCTCTCACGGGGGTTGCATCCTGACCACCTCCTCCTACGCCGCGCTCAACGGCGTCTTGTACTGCAAGATCCACTTCGGCCAGCTGTTCATGGAGAAGGGGAGCTACAAccacatgaagaagaagagcacgtCCCAGGATACCATGCCAGACGTGGCTGCCGAGGAGCAACCGCCGGAACCGGCGCCACCgcaagaagagaagggagaggaCAACTAG
- the LOC101760474 gene encoding (+)-neomenthol dehydrogenase → MERSSFPNPSDKRVAVVTGGNKGIGLEVCRHLASRGVMVILTARDEKRGSESVEMLHESGLPDVQFHRLDVSDPSSAARLAEFIREKFGRLDILINNAGVIGATAEIDTTAPIEEVLVGKSTMERLQWLLQRSTESYEEAEECLKINYFGTKYVTEALLPILLSSSDGRLINVSSNLGLLRHFSGEDLKQELSDVDNLTVERLDEMSELFLKDYKNGQLKSHGWPADSHYLAYKVSKALINGYTRIMSKKYPGLRINSVHPGYCKTDINFDTGIYTAEDGASCIVAVALLPEGGPTGVFFFRTEEAPFV, encoded by the exons ATGGAAAGGAGCAGCTTCCCCAATCCTTCTGACAAAAG GGTTGCTGTTGTCACCGGTGGGAACAAAGGAATTGGGCTGGAGGTATGCAGGCATCTAGCTTCCAGGGGTGTCATGGTGATCCTGACGGCAAGGGACGAGAAAAGGGGGTCAGAATCAGTGGAGATGCTTCATGAGTCCGGGCTGCCTGATGTTCAGTTTCACCGTCTGGATGTCAGTGATCCATCCAGCGCTGCCCGTCTGGCTGAGTTCATCAGGGAGAAGTTTGGCAGGCTAGATATCCTG ATCAACAATGCAGGTGTTATAGGCGCAACTGCAGAGATTGACACCACAGCACCAATTGAGGAAGTG CTCGTAGGTAAGAGCACAATGGAGAGACTGCAATGGTTGCTGCAGCGCTCCACGGAAAGTTATGAGGAAGCAGAAGAATGTCTGAAAATAAACTACTTCGGCACCAAATATGTGACCGAAGCACTACTCCCTATCCTTCTGTCCTCCTCTGATGGACGGCTCATCAACGTGTCATCCAACTTAGGACTCCTCCGA CATTTCAGCGGCGAAGACCTTAAGCAGGAGCTGAGTGACGTTGACAATCTGACCGTAGAGAGGCTGGATGAGATGTCAGAACTGTTCCTGAAAGACTACAAGAATGGCCAGTTGAAATCTCATGGATGGCCTGCAGATTCTCACTACCTGGCCTACAAGGTGTCCAAGGCTCTGATCAATGGCTACACCAGGATAATGTCGAAGAAGTACCCGGGATTGCGCATCAACAGCGTGCACCCTGGCTATTGCAAGACTGACATCAACTTTGACACCGGCATATACACCGCGGAGGACGGTGCCAGTTGCATTGTTGCGGTTGCCCTATTGCCGGAAGGAGGCCCAACAGGTGTGTTCTTCTTCCGCACAGAAGAAGCACCCTTTGTGTAG
- the LOC101760889 gene encoding LIM domain-containing protein WLIM2b isoform X1: MSFTGTQDKCTACDKTVHFIDLLTADGVPYHKTCFKCSHCKGILSMCSYSSMDGVLYCKTHFEQLFKETGSFSKKFTPGTIIRYDDLVSSVATPTLFVCCATKPVLKILFCNSGGKSADKGELARAPSKLSSAFSGTQDKCAACQKTVYPLEKLTLEGESYHKSCFKCSHGGCILTTSSYAALNGVLYCKIHFGQLFMEKGSYNHMKKKSTSQDTMPDVAAEEQPPEPAPPQEEKGEDN; encoded by the exons ATGTCTTTCACCGGCACGCAGGACAAGTGCACGGCGTGCGACAAGACCGTCCATTTCATCGACCTCCTCACCGCCGACGGCGTCCCCTACCACAAGACATGCTTCAAGTGCAGCCACTGCAAAGGGATCCTCTCG ATGTGCAGTTACTCTTCCATGGACGGTGTGCTGTACTGCAAGACCCATTTCGAGCAGCTCTTCAAGGAGACTGGGAGCTTCTCCAAGAAGTTCACGCCAGGTACAATAATACGATACGACGATCTGGTCTCTAGTGTTGCCACACCAACTCTCTTTGTTTGTTGTGCCACAAAACCCGTCCTGAAAATTTTGTTCTGTAATTCAGGTGGCAAATCTGCAGACAAGGGTGAACTG GCGAGGGCCCCAAGCAAGCTATCATCTGCATTTTCTGGTACCCAGGACAAGTGCGCAGCATGCCAGAAAACAGTGTACCCGCTGGAGAAG TTAACTTTGGAGGGCGAGTCCTACCACAAGAGCTGCTTCAAGTGCTCTCACGGGGGTTGCATCCTGACCACCTCCTCCTACGCCGCGCTCAACGGCGTCTTGTACTGCAAGATCCACTTCGGCCAGCTGTTCATGGAGAAGGGGAGCTACAAccacatgaagaagaagagcacgtCCCAGGATACCATGCCAGACGTGGCTGCCGAGGAGCAACCGCCGGAACCGGCGCCACCgcaagaagagaagggagaggaCAACTAG
- the LOC101760072 gene encoding (+)-neomenthol dehydrogenase isoform X2: MLLVLDVCFGRVAVVTGGNKGIGLEVCRQLASNGITVILTARDEARGAAAVEKLRDGAGLSDVIFHQLEITDAQSIARLAGFLKARFGKLDILVNNAAIGGVQSLAIQDPSGEKFSGMDARQRAEWMWQQCRETCDAAKAGIQTNYYGTKNVTEALLPQLQASSDGRIVNVSSDFGLLRHFSNEELKQELNDVEKLTKERLDEVLATFLRDFEAGEVEARGWPMYFSAYKAAKAAMNAYSRVLARRHPELRVNCAHPGYVKTDMTRHSGLLTPEEGAANVVKVALLPEGGPTGVFFALGQEAPFV; the protein is encoded by the exons A TGCTACTCGTTTTGGATGTATGCTTTGGTAGGGTTGCTGTGGTCACCGGCGGGAACAAAGGGATCGGGCTGGAGGTGTGCCGGCAGCTGGCCAGCAATGGCATCACCGTCATCTTGACAGCCAGGGACGAGGCGAGGGGCGCAGCCGCCGTGGAGAAGCTCAGAGATGGAGCAGGGCTCTCCGATGTCATTTTCCATCAGCTGGAGATCACTGATGCCCAGAGCATCGCTCGACTGGCTGGTTTCTTGAAGGCGCGTTTTGGGAAGCTAGACATCCTG GTAAATAATGCCGCTATCGGCGGGGTTCAGTCACTTGCCATCCAAGATCCGAGCGGCGAAAAG TTCAGTGGCATGGATGCGAGGCAGAGGGCTGAATGGATGTGGCAACAGTGCCGGGAGACATGCGACGCTGCCAAGGCAGGAATTCAGACAAACTACTACGGCACAAAGAACGTAACCGAAGCACTGCTGCCTCAGCTGCAAGCCTCGTCCGACGGAAGGATCGTCAACGTCTCCTCCGACTTCGGGCTGCTAAGA CATTTCAGCAACGAGGAGCTGAAGCAGGAGCTGAACGATGTCGAGAAGCTCACCAAGGAGAGGCTGGACGAGGTGCTGGCCACGTTCCTGCGCGACTTCGaggccggcgaggtggaggcgcgCGGGTGGCCGATGTATTTCTCGGCGTACAAGGCGGCCAAGGCAGCCATGAACGCCTACTCGAGGGTCCTGGCGAGGAGGCACCCCGAGCTGCGCGTCAACTGCGCGCACCCCGGCTACGTGAAGACCGACATGACCAGGCACTCGGGCCTGCTGACGCCCGAGGAGGGCGCGGCCAACGTGGTGAAGGTGGCGCTGCTGCCGGAAGGCGGGCCGACCGGCGTGTTCTTCGCGTTGGGCCAGGAGGCGCCGTTCGTGTGA